One window of the Sulfitobacter alexandrii genome contains the following:
- a CDS encoding 3-hydroxyacyl-CoA dehydrogenase family protein, producing the protein MTGVAQPKAVAVIGAGTMGHALALVHALGGCEVALHDVSAPVLAAAPGLIDGALDTLVQSGTVTQKAGGEALGRIRYTSVLPEAAEGAELVVEAVVESAEVKRAVYDELDRVCAAGAVWASNTSYLDVFPLMPRRRQDRAAIAHWYTPPYLIDLVDLAPGPGTDPQVISMLERFYAEMGKAPVVFDRLVPGYVANRLQMALNLECLRMIEEGWAGAEEIDRSIRHGLVARMAVLGHMRKMDFTGLEMVRNGVSAGTYQPPVSGRDSPVLRGLIEAGRSGVRDGAGFYDYAGESAEVLFRRRDQRIARMKRAIADIMEGDGE; encoded by the coding sequence GTGACCGGTGTCGCGCAACCAAAGGCCGTTGCCGTCATCGGCGCGGGAACGATGGGCCATGCGCTGGCGCTGGTACATGCACTGGGAGGGTGCGAGGTCGCGCTTCACGATGTATCCGCGCCCGTCCTGGCCGCAGCGCCGGGATTGATCGATGGCGCGCTCGACACACTGGTTCAATCGGGCACTGTCACGCAGAAGGCGGGCGGCGAAGCGCTTGGCCGGATCCGCTATACCTCCGTGCTGCCCGAGGCGGCGGAGGGCGCGGAGCTGGTGGTGGAGGCGGTCGTGGAGAGCGCCGAGGTGAAGCGCGCCGTCTATGACGAACTGGACCGGGTTTGCGCCGCCGGGGCGGTCTGGGCGAGCAACACGTCCTATCTCGATGTTTTTCCGCTGATGCCGCGGCGGCGGCAGGACCGTGCGGCGATCGCGCACTGGTACACGCCGCCCTACCTCATCGATCTGGTGGACCTCGCGCCCGGTCCCGGGACCGATCCGCAGGTCATTTCCATGCTCGAACGCTTCTATGCCGAGATGGGCAAGGCGCCCGTCGTCTTCGACAGGCTGGTCCCCGGCTACGTTGCCAATCGCCTGCAGATGGCCCTGAACCTCGAATGTCTGCGCATGATCGAGGAAGGCTGGGCCGGCGCGGAAGAGATCGACAGGTCGATCCGCCATGGGCTGGTGGCGCGGATGGCCGTGCTCGGGCACATGCGCAAGATGGATTTCACCGGGCTTGAGATGGTGCGCAACGGGGTTTCGGCGGGCACGTACCAGCCGCCAGTCTCAGGGCGTGACAGCCCGGTCTTGCGCGGGTTGATCGAGGCTGGCCGCTCGGGTGTGCGCGATGGGGCGGGGTTCTATGACTATGCGGGCGAAAGCGCGGAGGTCCTGTTTCGGCGTCGCGATCAGCGGATCGCGCGGATGAAGCGGGCGATTGCGGATATCATGGAAGGGGACGGGGAATGA